The proteins below are encoded in one region of Pseudomonas putida S13.1.2:
- a CDS encoding DUF1778 domain-containing protein, which yields MSAQIKEREKPVPINMRVDTRKRSLIDAAVELLGTDRTSFILDAACRRAEEVIMDRQLFLLSDEAFDRFEQALEHNALKDNKCLQKLMSKPAPWS from the coding sequence ATGTCGGCTCAAATCAAAGAGCGTGAAAAGCCCGTACCGATCAACATGCGAGTGGATACCAGGAAACGCAGCCTGATCGACGCGGCTGTAGAGCTGCTGGGAACGGACAGAACCAGCTTCATCCTGGATGCCGCCTGCCGCCGAGCAGAAGAGGTGATCATGGACCGCCAGCTGTTTCTTCTCAGCGACGAAGCCTTCGACCGCTTCGAGCAGGCACTGGAGCACAACGCGTTAAAGGATAACAAGTGCCTACAGAAACTCATGTCCAAACCCGCTCCGTGGAGCTGA
- a CDS encoding AAA family ATPase — MKVLIKSAHKSIPKELYFTLPSFSIITGLNGSGKTHLLEAMANPQLSELTIEGQTAQNISLIPYNSLTPQITEASDNSSIIDTIQMYWSDISHHLSMWAVSNPSTALPENIIEDYLAPAFGTESPGVVAVKRFIKHTGKKATDMGLEDFHNFIDITYSKENLFASQCAMAFKDYQRRRFKNEVSEYLSAKYPARNISYLSQEDFSEVFGPPPWELMNQVLETSGLPYRFNDPGEDDPELPYTLRLINQINGRLTSASELSSGEKVILALVLAIYNTGESGTKNKVILLDEPDAPLHPNFSKMLIDTIKEIIVGKSGVTVVMTTHSPTTVALAPENSIFDLDRSSKHLTMVSGHRAVQVLTKGIPHLRVSYENRRQIFVEGRYDVEYYSYLFQIINRDNRFNYTPIFVEPHSGDTNCSDVIAIVKKLRESGNDLAWGIIDYDNNNKSSDSILVLGENKRYAIDNYILDPIFICLALIRTRKKTYYDFGLSTGKTSYTEASNLRNDECQIMINSFLIQCGFDLINLETVHWENGFKLEYPGKFIQYQGHDYEKLITTTFAALMGLRKNNRESGLKLAILDIIDDFRGFIPVEISQTLRLIQNT; from the coding sequence ATGAAGGTGCTTATCAAAAGCGCACACAAATCAATACCTAAAGAGCTATACTTTACGCTCCCTTCATTCAGCATAATCACGGGACTGAACGGCAGCGGAAAAACCCACTTATTAGAGGCCATGGCAAATCCACAGCTTTCCGAATTGACGATTGAAGGGCAAACTGCACAAAACATCAGCCTGATACCTTATAACTCCCTAACCCCCCAAATTACGGAGGCGAGCGACAACAGTAGCATCATTGACACAATACAAATGTACTGGTCAGACATCTCTCATCACCTCAGTATGTGGGCTGTCAGCAATCCCTCAACCGCACTGCCAGAAAACATAATAGAAGATTATTTAGCTCCAGCATTCGGCACCGAATCGCCGGGCGTTGTGGCGGTAAAGCGTTTTATTAAGCACACAGGCAAAAAAGCCACAGACATGGGGTTAGAAGACTTCCATAATTTTATCGATATCACATATAGCAAAGAAAATCTATTTGCCTCACAGTGCGCCATGGCGTTCAAAGATTATCAAAGAAGACGATTCAAAAATGAAGTAAGCGAATACCTCTCAGCAAAATATCCGGCTCGCAACATTTCGTATTTATCGCAAGAAGATTTCTCCGAGGTTTTCGGTCCTCCCCCTTGGGAGTTAATGAATCAAGTGCTCGAAACATCGGGCCTTCCTTACCGCTTCAACGACCCTGGCGAAGACGACCCGGAGCTTCCTTACACTCTTCGCCTTATCAACCAAATCAACGGAAGATTAACCTCAGCTAGTGAGCTATCGTCAGGCGAAAAAGTCATATTGGCGTTAGTCCTAGCCATCTACAATACAGGCGAAAGCGGTACGAAGAACAAGGTAATTCTGCTTGATGAACCAGATGCGCCACTTCACCCTAACTTTTCAAAAATGCTCATTGACACTATAAAGGAGATCATTGTCGGTAAGTCAGGTGTAACCGTAGTGATGACCACCCACTCTCCCACTACAGTTGCCCTGGCTCCGGAGAACTCCATTTTTGATCTGGATCGCTCATCAAAGCACCTGACCATGGTCAGCGGTCATCGGGCAGTTCAGGTTCTCACGAAGGGCATACCCCACTTGAGAGTATCTTATGAAAATCGGCGACAAATTTTTGTAGAGGGTCGATATGACGTGGAGTACTATTCATATCTTTTTCAAATCATCAACCGAGATAACAGATTCAACTATACACCTATCTTTGTTGAGCCTCATAGCGGAGACACAAATTGCTCTGACGTTATAGCGATTGTTAAAAAACTCCGAGAATCTGGAAACGATCTAGCCTGGGGAATAATCGACTATGATAACAACAATAAATCGAGCGACTCCATACTAGTACTTGGAGAAAATAAACGTTATGCGATCGATAACTACATTCTTGACCCAATCTTCATATGCCTCGCACTTATTAGAACAAGAAAAAAAACCTATTACGACTTCGGCCTAAGCACGGGAAAAACCTCCTACACTGAAGCATCCAACTTAAGAAATGATGAATGCCAAATCATGATTAACAGCTTCCTCATTCAGTGCGGCTTCGATTTAATCAACCTTGAAACAGTGCATTGGGAGAATGGATTTAAATTGGAATACCCTGGAAAATTCATACAATACCAGGGCCATGATTATGAAAAGCTCATTACCACGACCTTCGCCGCTCTTATGGGATTAAGAAAAAATAACAGGGAATCAGGATTAAAATTGGCTATCCTTGATATTATCGACGACTTCAGAGGTTTCATCCCAGTGGAAATATCACAAACGCTTAGACTTATACAAAACACATAA
- a CDS encoding DNA adenine methylase produces the protein MSSPIIPWMGGKRRLADRLIPLFPPHECYVEVFAGGAALFFMRPQPAPVEVLNGLNGDLVTLYRVVQNHLEEFVRQFKWALSSRQIFEWQKMTRPETLTDIQRAARFFYLQQHAFGAKLTSQAFGTATTGPPINLLRIEENLSAAWQRLAGTYVENLSWLDCAERYDRAHTFFYMDPPYWQTVGYGVEFPFEEYERMADFMRRCKGRVMVSINDHPDIRRVFDGFHFECLDIRYSTTNQRQCKAEVTGELVIMNWQPSALGGLF, from the coding sequence ATGAGCTCTCCTATCATTCCCTGGATGGGTGGCAAACGCCGCCTGGCCGACCGCTTGATCCCTCTTTTTCCCCCTCATGAGTGCTACGTCGAAGTCTTCGCCGGCGGTGCCGCGTTGTTCTTCATGCGTCCCCAGCCCGCCCCGGTGGAAGTGTTGAACGGTCTCAACGGTGACCTGGTCACCCTTTATCGCGTTGTGCAAAACCACCTGGAGGAGTTCGTGCGCCAGTTTAAGTGGGCCCTCAGTTCCCGCCAGATCTTCGAGTGGCAGAAGATGACGCGCCCTGAAACGCTGACCGATATCCAGCGAGCTGCGCGGTTCTTTTACCTGCAACAGCATGCGTTCGGTGCCAAGCTCACCAGTCAAGCATTCGGAACCGCCACCACAGGTCCACCGATCAACCTGCTGCGCATCGAGGAGAACCTGTCTGCTGCGTGGCAGCGTCTCGCTGGTACCTACGTCGAGAACCTTTCCTGGCTCGACTGTGCCGAGCGCTATGATCGAGCACATACGTTCTTCTACATGGACCCGCCTTATTGGCAGACCGTTGGCTACGGTGTGGAGTTTCCGTTTGAGGAGTACGAACGGATGGCCGACTTCATGCGGCGATGCAAGGGCAGGGTGATGGTCAGTATCAACGACCACCCTGACATTCGGCGGGTTTTCGACGGGTTCCATTTTGAGTGTTTGGATATCCGCTACAGCACTACCAACCAGCGTCAGTGTAAGGCGGAGGTTACCGGCGAGCTGGTAATCATGAACTGGCAGCCATCAGCACTCGGCGGTTTGTTTTAA
- a CDS encoding pyocin activator PrtN family protein, translating into MRLAIISLEQVCADYFTHLPRFVFQRKVLAGEIKLPITRLEPSQKSARGIHIADLALCLDQQRVLRVKSVRN; encoded by the coding sequence ATGCGCTTGGCGATTATCTCGCTCGAACAGGTATGCGCTGACTACTTCACGCATCTCCCACGGTTCGTATTCCAACGGAAGGTGCTGGCCGGGGAGATCAAGCTGCCCATCACTCGACTTGAACCGAGCCAGAAGAGCGCCCGAGGCATACACATTGCCGATCTGGCTCTCTGCCTGGACCAGCAAAGGGTGCTGCGCGTAAAGAGTGTGCGCAATTGA